The Streptomyces sp. NBC_00483 genome contains the following window.
CGGTGGCGACAGGCGTGGAACGGCCGCCCTCCGCCGCCGACAGCACGTACACCTGCGCCGTGAAGCGGCGCGCAGGCTTGACCGTGCCGGGCTCGGCGACGATGTGCCCGCGCCGCACCGCGTCCCGCGGCACACCGCGGAGCAGCAGCGCCACGTTGTCCCCCGCCTGCGCCTCCTCCATCGGCTTGCCGAAGGTCTCGACGCCGGTGACGACGGTCTCGACGTCATCCGCCCCGTAGACCCGCACCCGGTCGCCGACCCGCACACGGCCGCGCTCGACCGCGCCGGTCACCACCGTGCCGCGCCCGCTGATGGTCATCACGTTCTCGACGGACAACAGGAACGGCGCGTCCACGTACCGCTCCGGCATCGGAACGTACGTGTCCACCGCGTCGAGCAGCGCCTCGATCGACGCCGTCCACCGCGGGTCCCCGTCAAGGGCCCCCAGCCCGGAGACCCGCACGACGGGCACGGAGTCGCCCCCGTACCCGTGCGCGGACAGCAGCTCGCGCACTTCGAGCTCGACCAGGTCGGTGAGCTCCTCGTCCCCCGCGTCCGCCTTGTTGATGGCGACGACGATGTGGTCGACGCCCACCTGGCGGGCGAGCAGTACGTGCTCGGCGGTCTGCGGCATGATCCCGTCGAGCGCCGAGACGACGAGGATCGCCCCGTCGAGCTGGGCGGCGCCCGTGACCATGTTCTTCACGTAGTCGGCGTGGCCCGGCATGTCCACGTGCGCGTAGTGCCGGGTGTCGGTCTCGTACTCGACGTGCGCGATGTTGATGGTGATGCCGCGCTGCGCCTCCTCGGGCGCCTTGTCGATCCGGTCGAACGGCACGAACGTGCCGGCGCCGCGCTCGGCGAGGACCTTGGTGATGGCGGCGGTGAGGGTGGTCTTGCCGTGGTCGACGTGACCCATGGTGCCGATGTTGAGGTGCGGCTTGGTGCGCACGTATGCCGTCTTGGGCATGGCGATGAGGTCCCTTCGGGAACTTCAGGAAGCTACTGGCCTCCAAGCGGGAGGCGGGGACCCCTGAGCCGGACCGACCCTCCCCCTGCGGGGTCCGCCGGAGTGTCCGGAGAGGGTCAGCTTCGCGCGCCGTCAGCTGCGGCGGCGGTCAGGAAGACGGCAGCCTGAGCTGCGTCCGCGACTGCGGACGGAGCTGCGTGGAAGGCGTGCCGGAACATGTGGCAGATCTTCTCCGACGCGGCGCCCCACGTCGAACGATTTTCCGCGCCCCGTACGGGAGTTACCCGCCTACGTTCTTCAGGGCCTCGCGCACCGAGAGCGGGCTGAGGGTGTCCCGGTGCGCGGCGACGAAGGACCGTACGGCGTCGGCGTCGGTCTTGGCGTATTCGCGCAGGGCCCAGCCGATCGCCTTGCGGATGAAGAAGTCGGGGTGTCCGGACTGCCGCAGGCAGTAGGCGAAGAGCCGGTCGGTGTCGGTGGCGTCCTTGTGACGGAGCTGGTGGAGGAGCGCCGTCCTGGCGACCCAGAGGTTCTCGTCCGCGATCCACGCGTCCATGTCGGCGCGCAGCTTCGGGTCGGCCGCGACGAGGCCGCCGACGATGTGCGCCGCCAGATGGTCCACGGTGTCCCACCACGGCACGGTCGTGACCAGTTCGCGCGCGACGGGCAGGAAGCCGGATGTGAGGCGTCGCACATGGCGGCGCAGGTAGTCGATTCCGAAGTAGGCGTACTCGCGCTCGGGCAGCGCCCAGCAGCGCAGTGCGACGGCGGTGAGGTCGCTCTCGTCGGGACGCGGCGTGCCGTCGAGCACGGCCTTGGTCAGCTCCCGGCGCACGGGCGAGGTGAGGCCGAGAAAGGGGGCCACGTCCTTCATGTACGCGCGCATCTGCGCCGCCCGCTCGGGGTCGGCGGCCGCGCCGTACACCTCGGGGAGCCGGGCGAGGAGCGTGTCGGCGAGAACGCTGGCGGGCGGCGCGGTGACGGGCACGTGACGCTCCTCGCAACTGGGGCAAGAGCCGGGAAAGTGAGACACAACCTACGGCGATCTTATGCGGGGGTCGGTTAGTCTCCCCGGATGTTCGAGACCGTCCCCGCCCGTCCCGCAGGGCTCGCCGCCCGCTGCGGCCAGGCGCTGCTGTCGCCGTGGTCGCGGCTTTCG
Protein-coding sequences here:
- the tuf gene encoding elongation factor Tu, with translation MPKTAYVRTKPHLNIGTMGHVDHGKTTLTAAITKVLAERGAGTFVPFDRIDKAPEEAQRGITINIAHVEYETDTRHYAHVDMPGHADYVKNMVTGAAQLDGAILVVSALDGIMPQTAEHVLLARQVGVDHIVVAINKADAGDEELTDLVELEVRELLSAHGYGGDSVPVVRVSGLGALDGDPRWTASIEALLDAVDTYVPMPERYVDAPFLLSVENVMTISGRGTVVTGAVERGRVRVGDRVRVYGADDVETVVTGVETFGKPMEEAQAGDNVALLLRGVPRDAVRRGHIVAEPGTVKPARRFTAQVYVLSAAEGGRSTPVATGYRPQFYLRTGDVVGDVDLGEVAVARPGETVAMTVELGRDVPLEAGLGFAIREGGRTVGAGTVTSVE
- a CDS encoding DNA alkylation repair protein, yielding MPVTAPPASVLADTLLARLPEVYGAAADPERAAQMRAYMKDVAPFLGLTSPVRRELTKAVLDGTPRPDESDLTAVALRCWALPEREYAYFGIDYLRRHVRRLTSGFLPVARELVTTVPWWDTVDHLAAHIVGGLVAADPKLRADMDAWIADENLWVARTALLHQLRHKDATDTDRLFAYCLRQSGHPDFFIRKAIGWALREYAKTDADAVRSFVAAHRDTLSPLSVREALKNVGG